In Onychostoma macrolepis isolate SWU-2019 chromosome 04, ASM1243209v1, whole genome shotgun sequence, one DNA window encodes the following:
- the LOC131538987 gene encoding phospholipase A and acyltransferase 1-like produces the protein MRAFWVQVFLTTFALHLTLPVHCQFDFGDLIAFNRTSKLNPNVTFYMHWAVYVGKGRVSGLENIKNDDEDVFHITGYVFPKGSDCIFGKMNEISGNPWKFNYLDGKIKLRSTDAMKKVIRQIHKNCWTWDLLMNNCEHVATYIRYGEKHFEQIGARSAALCKLKLPTFTYDGEEEL, from the exons ATGAGAGCATTCTGGGTACAAGTGTTTTTAACTACTTTTGCTCTTCATCTGACCCTTCCTGTTCACTGTCAG TTTGATTTTGGGGATCTAATTGCATTCAATCGAACATCCAAACTCAATCCAAATGTGACCTTCTACATGCACTGGGCTGTATATGTGGGGAAGGGGAGAGTCAGTGGGCTGGAGAATATAAAAAATGACGATGAGGATGTTTTCCATATCACTG GTTACGTCTTTCCCAAGGGTTCTGACTGTatatttggaaaaatgaatgaaatctcAGGTAATCCATGGAAGTTTAACTACCTGGAtggtaaaattaaattaagatcTACTGATGCTATGAAGAAAGTCATAAGgcaaatacacaaaaattgCTGGACTTGGGACTTGCTTATGAACAACTGTGAGCATGTAGCCACTTACATTCGCTATGGGGAAAAACACTTTGAGCAG ATTGGTGCCAGATCTGCTGCTCTTTGCAAACTGAAGTTACCAACGTTTACTTATGACGGTGAAGAGGAATTATAG